One Salvelinus alpinus chromosome 9, SLU_Salpinus.1, whole genome shotgun sequence genomic window, tctggggctccatgcaagatttcacctcgtggggcatcaatgatcatgaggaaggtgagggatcagcccagaactacacggcaggacctggtcaatgacctgaagagagctgggaccacagtctcaaagaaaaccattagtaacacactacgccgtcatggattaaaatcctgcagcgcacgcaaggtccccctgcttaagccagtgcatgtccaggcctgtctgaagtttgccaatgaccatctggatgatccagaggaggaatgggagaaggtcatgtggtctgatgagacaaaaatagagctttttggtctaactccactcaccgtgtttggaggaagaagaagtatgagtacaaccccaagaacaccatcccaaccgtgaagcatgaaggtggaaacatcattctttggggatgcttttctgcaaaggggacaggacgactgcaccgtattgaggggaggatggatggggccatgtatcgcgagatcttggccaacaacctccttccctcagtaagagcattgaagatgggtcgtggctgggtcttccagcatgacaacgacacgaagcacacagccatggcaactaaggagtggctccgtaagaagcatctcaaggtcctggagtggcctagccagtctccagacctgaacccaatagaaaatctttggagggagctgaacgtccgtattgcccagcgacagccccgaaacctgaaggatctggagaagatctgtagggaggagtgggccaaaatccctgctgcagtgtgtgcaaacctagtcaagaactacaggaaacgtatgatctctgtaattgcaaacaaaggtttctgtaccaaatattaagttctgcttttctgatgtatcaaatacttatgtcatgcaataaaatgcaaattaattacttaaaaatcatacaatgtgattttcgggatttttgttttagattccgtctctcatagttgaagtgtacctatgataaaaattacagacctctacatgctttgtaagtaggaaaacctgcaaaatcggcagtgtatcaaatacttgttctccccactgtacatgtatacTTCGTTTatttatcagacgctcttatcaGACTTTTGATACTAATGTAGGGTGTGAAAGGGGGCCACAAAATATATGGTATAGAAATATATGGTATATACAAGTTTTTGGTATTTTGACAATACAAATTACAGCTATCAAAAAATGCACTGGAGTGTAGTTCAGCCCAGTGTAATACAACATACTAAATACTCAGAAGTAATTCAAATACAACAGAAATACTGCCCatatctgcgtgtgtgtgttcccctCCAGTAAGTCATAATGCTGGGTTTGGTTTTGGGGGGGTTTGGTTTTGAGGGCCATTCAATAGTACCAACAGCGTAAATTAACAGACaggctctttctctcactctctgtgttcAGTCAATATCTCAGTGATTTCAGGCCATACAAACAGACCTTTTATTTATCATAACTGAGACTGTTTGTAGTAATGGAGAATGTGATTTGTTTTGGTGGAAAAGCGTGTGTGCTGCTTTCAAGATATGGCAACACACAAGCCATGTGTTCTGTGGAAAAGGGATCCTTTGTCCCCATGAACTTGCTACAAATACAAGCTTTCCATTTCTGTCTTCAACTATACATTGATAAATGTTATGTTACACTTATCAACACGTATTTCTCTATGAAATTCAGTCATATGTGTGGCATCTCGATGTGTGAACATTACCCTACTTCTCCCTAAGAGTTCCctgtggagggatggagaaacaaaggggaaaagggagagagagaccattcGGTAAACAAGGGAGGGCCGGGGCGCtccgagagaggagagaataaaACGCATGACATAACGGAGCGGAGGAGACGGGATGTGAGGGAGAGGAAAAAGGAAGTCAACACTGGCTGTTGAAGCTGATGGCGAGCGACACAGTGCCCTCTTTCCCCCGTGCCCAGTGAGTTGGCTACCAGACTGAAAGGTGGCTACTCAACAGCCAGGGTCAGTTTAGCTATTCAGCTGATAATGGGGAAGGTGAGACCCTGGGGGGACAGGAAACTGGTCCTAGAGCAGTTGTTCTAGCCAGAAACTAAGTGGAACACGAGCCTCAACCAGAACAGGCTGTTGTCTGGTGTGAGGTgcatcccatatggcaccctattccctatgcagtgcactactttcggccccgggtcaaaagtagtgcactgcatagggaatgcggcgccatttgggaagcagacctGGTCTGGGACTGTGTTTCTCAGCGCTTACAGACACTTGACTTTATGATGTCATCGCATCAGACAGCTGGACCCGAGTGTGTCATGGGTATTTTCAATGACGCGTGTTTGGATTGGAATGGAGAGATGTGTCATCCGGTACTTTTTGTGGGATGTGAGTTGCATGTCTCTCTGGCACATCATCAGGGTGCTCAGAGTGTGTGTATGAGGGCattctatatatgtgtgtgcgcgcatggtGGGTTTTCCCATAGTGACAGCACCCCAGGGACAATAGGCCCAACGGTCGGGCCACATCGTCCCGTGTGGTTACCATAGCAACATTAAGTCTGAAGGTCAGGTGACCGgtgacagtgagtgtgtgtgtgtgttatcagtgCTGACTGAGAGCCAACGAACACAGCGCAGGCCCACGGTAAAACCTTTGGACagctcagtggtgtgtgtgtgtgtttgataggTGTTGACATAATGCTGCTGAAACAGCCCTCAATAGACCCAGGGTACACAATCCTGTTGTGttatctctgctctctgctctctgtaccTGAGGAGGAGAGTAGGTCGTTTTGCATAAAGGCAGCACTAGCTAAGGAACACCCACTGTCCCAGGCTGACTTGATCCTCTCAACAACTCTCTGACAAATGTCCTCCACTGAAAAAGGAAATGTTTCTTACGTGACGTGGGGTTTTCCTGTTTTTCAGGAACACACTCCTTCCTCGGTCAAGGgagcttagagagagagagagagcatgagcaCAACCAGGAAGAGATCCTTCAAAGAACAACCTGAAAGagatccttccttccctcccttccttccactGTTCTGTTCTATGCCGTGTGAATAAAGTGCATATGGAGGAAGGGTGGTTCTGAGTGAGGACTATTCCAGAAGTTATTATATCTGTGCAGTCGTAGACTACTGCTGAAAGCAAGTGTGCTAATTGAGGGAAGAGGGGACTCCCTTAGTCGTAGTAAGATCGtactctttctgtccctctctttcttcatTTGTTTTGCggactttctctctctgcctgccgaCTGCATGTGGAGAGGTGATGTCATCCTTTTGCCCTGGTTGCCATTAATAGCTGGAAACAGGCAGGCCCTCCTCtcaatcctctcctctctcctcctctctactcttaAAGAGACGGGCGCCAGATATAGCCCGACGTCTGCCTGCCTATCAGTGGGTCAGAATACACTCTGCTCTCACTGACTCCACTACGACCCATATTCAGCACAGCAgcactttggtgtgtgtgtgtgtgtgtgtgtgtgtgtgtgtgtgtgtgtgtgtgtgtgtgtgtgtgtgtgtgtgtgtgtgtgtgtgtgtgtgtgtgtgtgtgtgtgtgtgtgtgtgtgtgtgtggcagtaggCCAGATTGGGGCAGGCAGGACAGAACCTAGATTAGGTTCTAATCCTTCGGCTGGGGCTCAGGGTTTCCTTGaagccctcctccttctcttcgcTCCCTCCCACCTTTCCTTGCTCGGCGAGGTCATTCACTCTCCTCCCCCCCCTTAGCCCCGCCCAGAAGTTATACAACCGTGGTAATGCAGAGTAatgatgagtgagtgtgtgtttgttcgtgtgtgtgtgtgagtcagacCTGGAAAGCGAGAGTGAGCAAGATTGTGTAAGATTGTCTTTGTGTGGTTTTGCATGTGTATGCAGGCTTCTGTACaaacgactgtgtgtgtgtgtgtgtgtgtgtgtgtgtgtgtgtgtgtgtgtgtgtgtgtgtgtgtgtgtgtgtgtgtgtgtgtgtgtgtgtgtgtgtgtgtgtgtgtgtgtgtgtgtgtgtgtgtgtgtgtgtgtactgtgcggTTGTGTGCGCGCTGGGCGCGCATGTGTGTGCGTTTGTATGCTGTGTGCGTGTAAGTGTGCGTCTGTGTGCGCGTGTACTGCGCGGTCGTCAGGGGGATGTTACTGGGCCTCTGTGCTGGCCCTGCACCTGTGGCCTCTCTCATTCCCCAGCCCTGACGCAATTCTCTGCTACAGGACATGAGCTCATGCAGGAAACAgagccgcacacacacacacacagtatctaaCACACACTAACGCACACACAGGCCAAAAGTGGATCCGCCTGCTCTTAAAGGGCCAGCTACACACATTCCTCAGCGCCCAATAGCCAAACTAACCTCCAGTCAAAGATGCGGCAGAGAAAGTTTTCCTACTGATCTGGGAGCAGAGGCACTATCTCACGTTCTAGCTCCAACTGTTATCTacaatatgtccacagtttcaaATGGTTAGGCGATGTTGTTGGAACACACGTTTGTAACATAAGGGGATTCAGTGCACCAAGAGATACCGTGTACTGAGTCGTGAGTTCTGTATGTGCGGCTGAACCAAATGCAGGGGCTCCCAAACGTTTTGCCAATTTGGGGAAAGTTGTATTGTAGAGTATAACTGATGTTtttgtcctctgtctctctctctctcttctcctgtagggGGCTTTGCTGCATTCTCCTCCTGTTTCCCCGGGCTGTGTGAGGGCAAGCCAGCTTTGCCTATGAGCATATCACAGCCCTGCCTACCTGTAGCTAATGTAGGCCCCACACGCAtcctaccacacctctacctggGATCGCAGAAAGACGTCCTCAACAAGGTGAGCCCATAGCAGAGAAGggacatttatttattcatcaagGCCACAGTTGTTATTATGTCTGTAGTGCTATTTATATTCATATTGTTTTACGTGACCATTtccattattttatttcactagTCCTGcatgtaccctgcaatcacacccGCAACCCCATACATGTGACTATTGAACACTCTGAATCGGAGTAGAGGGACTGTGAGCAGAAACTAAGTGTTACCTTTGCTGTCAATTCTTCGGTCTGTTATTGCCTTTCCTAACAGTCTGTGTCTCTcgttgtgtctgtctgtaggacCTGATGGTTCAGAATGGCATCACGTACGTGCTGAATGCCAGTAACACCTGTCCCAAGCCTGACTTCATCGGCGAGAGCCACTTCATGCGGATCCCCGTCAACGACAACTACTGCGAGAAGCTACTGCCCTGGCTGGAGAAAACCAATGAATTCATCGGTAAGTCAAGATTCTCTGGGTGTCTTTTGTACGTGCGGGAGAATATGCAGCGGTAATATGCACTAGTAGcccgaacggtagtgtatgtcacACGACATAGTGAAACAGCCCTCATATTCAAAATATCACATAATCACAATGTACAGCACCATACACTTCTCCTTGCTTTCACAAGTGGTACTTGAACACATACAATAAACTGCATCAATAGAGACACTCACAAAGCCATGTTAATCGCCATGGCGACGACCCCCCCAGTGCTGAACAGGAAGTGGCGGATCGATTTCAATGGGCTTTCCATTCTCTCGGGACTCTCTGTTCTGACTAACTGTTCCTGGGTGTTgtgtacagctgtgtgtgttcACACGTGTTTGTTCCCCCCTCCCAACAGACAAAGCCAAGGTGTCAAACTGCAGAGTCATTGTGCACTGCCTGGCTGGAATCTCACGCTCGGCAACCATCGCCATCGCATACATCATGAAGACAATGGGCTTGTCATCGGATGACGCCTACAggtacactctctctcccccccgacACTCCCCTTCGCTCCAGCTGAGCTTAAGTTGCAGCGTCTTTGAAAAAGGCGCCTCAGTGTTTGAGGAAACGCTAGACAGTCAACTCTACTCCCCAGTCGTGAGAAATGAAATTGTTATGGTTGCCAGAGGAACTGTACAACAGTGTACAATAGGAACTAGCGGTGTTGTCCGGAGAAGATAGACCTAGGATCATCTTTTCAGTTAGTTCACACCAGTTCATCAGGGGGTAACCTGctacttaaagggatacttcaggattttggcgaTGAGCCCCTTGATCTACTTCCCCAGACTCAAATTAACTAATGGATCCCATTGTTATatctctgtgtgcagtttgaaggaagttgtgaACTAGCGCTAGCGCAATTAGTAACTAGCGTCAGCGCAATAACTGGAAGTCGATGGGTATCTGCCagacccatagacttccagtcattgcgctaacgctagttagcattggctcacgaaactacctctaacttccttcatactggacacggagacataaaaatggtatccacgggttcatctgactctggggaaggaGATAGTATCCCTGCATGCAACCCAACATGCAACCCAACAATCAATATTATGTTCACACAGGAAGTAGCTTAGAGGAACTTTATAAAATATTTGTATTGCTTTATTTTGAAACTGGATCCCCAACTCTAACTGGAACTAACATTTCGCTTACTTTTTTCCCCCCTAACCAGGTTTGTGAAGGACCGGCGGCCTTCGATATCGCCCAACTTCAACTTCCTGGGCCAGCTGCTGGAGTTCGAGAAGGGGCTGCGGCTCCTTCAAGCGCTGTCGGATGACAAGACCTCTGAGGGCAAAGGTCAATCCCAGGGTTCAGAGGTCAACGGGGTCAGCTCAGGTTCAGAGGTCAACGGTCATCATGACTTTTCATTAGCAGAGCCCCCGACCCCTTCAGAACCCAAGCTCCCCTCGCCAACCTCCCTCCAGCAGGGCTTCAACGGCCTCCACCTGTCGGCCGAGCGCATCCTGGACACCAACCGGCTGAAGCGCTCTTTCTCCCTGGACATCAAGTCTGTGTACTCCCCTAGCAGCCCCCACTGCCCGCGCCTGGCAACGCCCACACACTCCGAGGATGTGCCCAAGCTGTGTAAACTGGACAGCCCCCCTGTCAACGGCATCTGTCCCCAGTTCTCTCCCGCCCCGGACAGCCCTGGCTCAGCCGAGTCGCCCTTCCCCTCCCCGGGGTGCGGCGGCAGCATCGGAGGTCTCGGCGTCGGGGGTCCCAGTGAAGGGGGCGTTCGCTCTGGAGGTCCCTCATTGTCCAGGCCCAGGAGGAAAGCCAAGCACAGCTCTGGATCTGGTGGAGCTGGATCCACAAGCACCTCCCCGGTCCACTCCTACCTCCCACACCCCCAGTCCCTCAGCCTGGCTCTGGGACGCTCCCTGCCCGTCCACAAGAGCCCCAGCCTGGACGACAGCCTGAAGGGCTCCATGCTTCTCTCCCTGCCCACCATGGGATCTGGGACCATGTGGACCAAACACAGAGACACGGTCCAGGCAACCACCCCAGTCACCCCTACCACCGACACCCCCTGGTACTTTGGGGCAGAAGAGGtaggggaaggagggatggaactCGGAGGAGGcggtggaggaggggtggaagTGCGATTCGGAAGCAGCTCAGCGTACGTGGCGTTCGGGTGTAGCGAAGGGGTGCGGCTACGGGAGAAAGTGCCGCGGGACAAAACGGCGTCGTCGTCAGCATCATCATCACAGCGGGACTCCTCGACGACCGTTGCTAACGGGACGGGCTCCAACAGCAACGAGAAGCAGTTCAAGCGGCGCAGCTGTCAGATGGAGTTTGAGGAGGGCATCTCCGAGACACGTTCCCGGGAGGAGCTGGGGAAGATTGGGAAGCAGTCTAGCTTCTCCGGGAGCATGGAGATCATCGAGGTATCTTGACAAACCGGACTCCGGACCACAACCTGCTCGCccagggagggggggaggggggcaaaTGGACCTGAGGTgggaggacagaggggggagattTATAATCCCTACGCAGACCGTGTTAAAGACTCAAACTCTGAGAAGACAAACAAATGGACAGAGAGTTTCTGTGACTAGACATGAGGTTCAACTGTCAATTTACTACTACTGTACATCTACAGTACTACCAAACAACGCTCTGAAGAGAGAAACTCTGGGGAAGATGGAGGCTGTGGGGCCTGACACTGAACTATGGACTATTTCTTCTGTATGGTGTCAGCTAGATGAAAAGGGACCCTGGGGCAAATCACAAAGGGCTCCCTatcccccatatagtgcactacttttgaacaaatGTCACCAAAAGTATAGCACTAGTTAggttatagggtgtcatttgaggcGTATAGCCAAGCGGTTTCCTCCTAAAGCTTGACTTCAGCCCCAGTGAACCCCAGCATGGCTCAGTCTGCCCCACCATTCATTAAAAAGACTTAGAAAGCGCTATGTACCCCAGAGACACACCACATCACACTGCAGTGAGATACTATTCAGAGTCTACTGAGAGACTATACCGGTGATACTGCATCAAAACAATGAAGGATCCTCCATGTTGGCGTGTCAGCCCATCATGGTTCATGAGGACTCATAGTGACCGATAAAGACTGACAGTGTATTTTCCCACAATCCTCGTCTGCTCCCTTGTTTCCAGTGTTAAACGGTGTGACGTGACGGAGGTTTGGGGCGGTGGGGAGGGGTTAGGTCTAAGTTACGACCTCCCTGTAGTGGCGTTCTGTACACGCATGGCTCACTCCACACACCCCACCCTCCATGTATACTCCCCACCCATGCCCCCCTTCTTCCAGCCTCTACTGAGCATGCTCCAGAGTGGCTggcgacagacagacaaatactATATGAATATATATAGCAATTTTAATGGACTTTTAATCAACATTTTTTCTCAtagttttaatttattttatctgTTCATTCTGGTAATGAGAAATAATAATGTTTTGTGGACTTTTTCCCTCTGTTAATCTCAGTTTTTGTTGAATGGTATTTAtgaaacacatacacatacaacaacacacacaaaactACAAGCAAGCAATATGTGATGTTCATTATTTGGAGGGAGAGTGATGTATTTTGGGTTTCATCTGACGTTAAAATGCACTTTTCTGTCACTCTCTTCAAAAACAAGTATCCCATCCACTTCCTAAGTGTACCAACACGCTCTAACCCCTGGTGATATTACCAGATGTGTGGTATGCTGAAGAACAGTCATCTGAGGGGTTCCTAGCTACTTCCCTATGAGCACAAAACGTTTGAAAGACATTGAAAAGACgtacaaaatatgtattttgggTTGAAAAGACATTGAGAAGACGCTGAAAGTACATATTTTCCACGCCTTGTGCTCACTGTGTTGACTCTTCAGTTGTGtgtatttatgatgttatttattGTGATTGTGGGCTCCTGCAGTTATTAGGATATCTACTGGGAGACTGTTAGTGTGAGGAGACTGAAGAACTTTACTCAACCCAGTACTCTTCTAAAGAGCAGAATTATTGCAGGAAGGACTGTTGATTTCTCGAGGGCTAATGACAACAACTACTGGTATATGCAAGTAGATCCAGACATTTGACAATATTAGAGACATCCACCTAAGAGCGCTAGACTCATTCTGTTGGCTAgtttccacacagacacacacacacagagaattaCACAGTGTTGGGATATGAGAGGAGCCCAAAGCTGAAACaaaccccctccacacacacatagtcacacACAAGGATACAACCGCCACCTTTCGTTTGTTCTCAGGGGATCTTTCAGTGAGCCAAGCCCGGAGCAGGATACAAAACTGCTTGCACATCAGCACAATGCATGTCCCCCtcactccctcgctctctctatcgCGCTCACTCTTATTTTCCAAAGGTATGATAAAAAGAAAATGGAAGGGATGAAACTAGAATGGATTTGTTGTGATTCAGAGGTGAGTGAATGCTATTGCTCTCCTGGTGCGAGATTCGTCTATTTATTTATGATATACGCATATGTGTTTTCTTTCTCTTCGGTTATCTTTTCTCTATGGCGAactttgacctttgacctatACCTTTGTGCTGCTGTAAGGTCAGACCTGGATTTCCAGTGTTCAGTTCTCTTCCTAGCCTTTCCTTCTACTCtctatattttttaaaagatGTTATAATTATTTAAAAACATGTTAAAGAGAAGATGCAGGCTGTCCCGATTGCTATAATTGTTGGTAttgatgtattattattattattattatataattatCATTATGTTGTGTAAATAGCAACGTATCTAAGAACATTGGTGAGTTTAGGTAAGTTTTGAAAAGAAAATCCTGATACCTTAGGCTGCTTGACGCAAAATACCTCAGGTTCCACTGAAAGGCTTTTCCTTCCCCTTTACCTGTTTTGTGAAAATGAGACAAAAATGCAAACATTACAAAAATATgaactgttctctgtctcttttttgGTTTTACGTGAGTCCTTCTTGGGGTTGGTGGTACACAGCTGTAGGACAAAACAAAGCCATGACCAGACTGTCTTTATCCCTAAGGGAAATGTGTCTTCAACATCGTAGCTGCACTATCACAACAATACATGACATacgcatacagtaccagtcaaaggtttggacacctactcattcaagggtttttctttatttgtactatgttctacattgtagaataatagtgaagacatcaaaactatgaaataacgcatatggaatcatgtagcaacaaaAAAAGTAGCTActgttttccttgatgacagctttgcacactcttggcattctctcaaccagcttcatgaggtagtcacctggaacacATTTCAATAgacagttgtgccttgttaaaagttaatttgtggaatttctttccatcttaataagtttgagccagtcagttgtgttgtgacatggtaggggtggtatacagaagacagccttatttggtaaaagaccaagtccatattatggcaagaccagctcaaataagcaaagagaaacgacagtccataattactttaagagatgaaggtcagtcaatccggacaatttcaagaactttgaagaccgcttcaggaaaggaagacccagagttacctctgattgcagaggataagttcattagagttaactgcacctcagattacaacccaaataaatgcttcacagagttcaagtgacagacacatctcaacatcaactgttcagaggagactgcaggaatcaggccttcatggttgaattgctacaaagaaaccactactaaaggacaccaataataagaagagatttgcttgggccaagaaacatgagcaatggacattagactggtggaaatctgtccttggtctgatgagtccaaatttgagatttttggttccaaccggcgtgtctttgtgagacgcagagtagtaaccaaaaaagtgtcaaagtagccaccctttgccttgatgacagctttgcacactcttggcattctctcaaccagcttcatgaggtagtcaccttgaatgcatttaaatgaacaggggtgcattgttaatttgtggaatttctttccttcttaatgcgttgtggagccaatcagttgtgttgtgacatggtaggggtggtttacagaagccctgtttggtaaaagacc contains:
- the dusp8a gene encoding dual specificity protein phosphatase 8 isoform X1, which codes for MAGEKGPARRSAMDIKRLAGLIQRGAGRLLVIDSRTFSEYNASHIQGAVNVCCSKLVKRRLQQDKVSVTELLQPNGKVKVEMGRKQEVVMYDQSSKEAGQLSKDCFVHILLGKLEGTFHRVSLLTGGFAAFSSCFPGLCEGKPALPMSISQPCLPVANVGPTRILPHLYLGSQKDVLNKDLMVQNGITYVLNASNTCPKPDFIGESHFMRIPVNDNYCEKLLPWLEKTNEFIDKAKVSNCRVIVHCLAGISRSATIAIAYIMKTMGLSSDDAYRFVKDRRPSISPNFNFLGQLLEFEKGLRLLQALSDDKTSEGKGQSQGSEVNGVSSGSEVNGHHDFSLAEPPTPSEPKLPSPTSLQQGFNGLHLSAERILDTNRLKRSFSLDIKSVYSPSSPHCPRLATPTHSEDVPKLCKLDSPPVNGICPQFSPAPDSPGSAESPFPSPGCGGSIGGLGVGGPSEGGVRSGGPSLSRPRRKAKHSSGSGGAGSTSTSPVHSYLPHPQSLSLALGRSLPVHKSPSLDDSLKGSMLLSLPTMGSGTMWTKHRDTVQATTPVTPTTDTPWYFGAEEVGEGGMELGGGGGGGVEVRFGSSSAYVAFGCSEGVRLREKVPRDKTASSSASSSQRDSSTTVANGTGSNSNEKQFKRRSCQMEFEEGISETRSREELGKIGKQSSFSGSMEIIEVS
- the dusp8a gene encoding dual specificity protein phosphatase 8 isoform X2, which gives rise to MLSVLRAMPLDVVIAPAEDCFWPVLQESDRRLKIRVRRTKEGRELRGGFAAFSSCFPGLCEGKPALPMSISQPCLPVANVGPTRILPHLYLGSQKDVLNKDLMVQNGITYVLNASNTCPKPDFIGESHFMRIPVNDNYCEKLLPWLEKTNEFIDKAKVSNCRVIVHCLAGISRSATIAIAYIMKTMGLSSDDAYRFVKDRRPSISPNFNFLGQLLEFEKGLRLLQALSDDKTSEGKGQSQGSEVNGVSSGSEVNGHHDFSLAEPPTPSEPKLPSPTSLQQGFNGLHLSAERILDTNRLKRSFSLDIKSVYSPSSPHCPRLATPTHSEDVPKLCKLDSPPVNGICPQFSPAPDSPGSAESPFPSPGCGGSIGGLGVGGPSEGGVRSGGPSLSRPRRKAKHSSGSGGAGSTSTSPVHSYLPHPQSLSLALGRSLPVHKSPSLDDSLKGSMLLSLPTMGSGTMWTKHRDTVQATTPVTPTTDTPWYFGAEEVGEGGMELGGGGGGGVEVRFGSSSAYVAFGCSEGVRLREKVPRDKTASSSASSSQRDSSTTVANGTGSNSNEKQFKRRSCQMEFEEGISETRSREELGKIGKQSSFSGSMEIIEVS